The Oryzias latipes chromosome 1, ASM223467v1 genome contains a region encoding:
- the LOC101167683 gene encoding tubulin polymerization-promoting protein family member 3, with protein sequence MADGMVTLAEVETAFQKFAVHGDTKATGKEMHGKNFAKICKDCHITDGKNVTTTDVDIVFSKVKAKSARVITFEQFNQALTELAPKRFKGKSKDEALQQLYGLLAGKEPANVGVTKVAKAAAVDRLTDTTKYTGSHKERFDESGKGKGKAGRADIPDTSGYVAAYKGTGTYDDKVKDA encoded by the exons ATGGCTGACGGCATGGTTACTCTGGCTGAAGTTGAGACTGCCTTCCAGAAGTTTGCCGTTCATGGAGACACCAAAGCCACAGGAAAGGAGATGCATGGCAAGAACTTTGCTAAGATCTGCAAAGACTGCCACATCACAGACGGCAAGAACGTGACCACTACAGATGTAGACATTGTTTTCAGCAAAGTCAA GGCAAAGTCAGCTCGTGTAATCACATTTGAGCAGTTCAACCAGGCTCTGACTGAACTGGCCCCCAAACGCTTTAAAGGCAAGAGCAAAGACGAGGCTCTCCAGCAGCTTTACGGTCTGCTCGCCGGGAAGGAACCTGCCAACGTTGGAGTCACC aaagtgGCCAAGGCTGCAGCAGTGGACAGACTGACCGACACTACCAAATACACCGGATCCCACAAGGAGCGGTTTGACGAGTCAGGGAAAGGGAAAGGAAAGGCGGGACGTGCGGACATCCCAGACACCAGTGGCTATGTGGCGGCTTACAAGGGCACTGGAACCTATGACGACAAAGTTAAAGACGCATAA